A DNA window from Naumovozyma dairenensis CBS 421 chromosome 10, complete genome contains the following coding sequences:
- the TAF12 gene encoding Taf12p (similar to Saccharomyces cerevisiae TAF12 (YDR145W); ancestral locus Anc_8.323), giving the protein MSESSNSNPDNSNSNASRTNASTVPAGHQGGPPITLQPNQVIELSNKFKALVNEAKQLGGDNSQRGKELLIQASKIKAIYDTYNRQRQAAAAAAAAQARVQAQVQVQSSDVNKELPTSTANNNNIGATPSANTPTPNSIPISNSNTPSSLNANNGNRLSSNQLASIMKQVLTPEQNQEYDKLVSTFQTRAAAIKEKHSFVKQNIERLSQELNKPNLDPNLKTQLENKKTELFNTIRAITVEHNTLHQQFQTGQKTFYVECAKNNPALQNCYKKFPTTTSCQATTTTTTTTTTAAAAAAATTTATTTSNNNNNYINSNSNSNNNNNNNYSSNKSKQIIVQSHRTVFHQPSPQQAGSPNLPIKNNTTNTTSNNVTPVMNTTKQHPSLQNKSNEPVTSEPPTTTTTTTTTPNNANLTKSQSVTNVNAAASASSVHPSNKSIMFKPAEPIVNISDTISTKQPISVPYRSNRPSLTGGSAMNASALTTPVATKLPPYEIDTERVMSKRKLRELVKSIGVDEGDGETVIDGDVEELLLDLADDFVTNVTSFACRLAKHRNSDSLEPRDIQLHLEKNWNIRIPGYSADEIRSIRKWHPIQNYNQKLQHINNDKANSSAAAAAAAAASTNANTTNIPASKKQKLNK; this is encoded by the coding sequence ATGTCTGAAAGTAGTAACAGTAATCCTGATAATAGTAACTCCAATGCTTCACGGACAAATGCATCAACTGTTCCTGCAGGCCATCAAGGTGGACCTCCTATTACATTACAACCAAACCAAGTCATAGAATTATCTAATAAGTTTAAAGCTTTGGTCAATGAAGCAAAACAATTAGGCGGTGATAATTCTCAAAGAGGTAAAGAATTGTTAATACAAGCATCCAAGATAAAGGCAATCTATGATACATATAATAGACAAAGACAAGCAGCTGCTGCAGCCGCAGCCGCTCAGGCACGAGTACAAGCACAAGTTCAAGTACAAAGTTCTGATGTAAATAAAGAACTTCCAACTTCAACcgcaaataataacaatattgGAGCAACTCCCTCTGCTAATACTCCAACACCAAATAGTATCCCAATATCAAACTCAAATACTCCTTCCAGTTTAAATGcaaataatggtaatagaCTGAGTTCAAACCAACTAGCCTCTATCATGAAACAAGTATTGACCCCAGAACAAAATCAAGAATATGACAAATTAGTTAGTACTTTCCAAACAAGAGCTGCAGCAATTAAGGAAAAGCATTCATTTgtgaaacaaaatattgaaagattatctcaagaattaaataaacCAAATTTGGACCCAAATTTAAAGACTCAACtagaaaataagaaaactGAATTATTCAACACAATAAGAGCTATAACTGTCGAACATAATACTTTACACCAACAATTTCAAACTGGCCAAAAAACATTTTACGTTGAATGTGCTAAAAATAATCCAGCTCTACAAAATTGCTACAAAAAGTTCCCAACAACAACGTCTTGCCAggcaacaacaacaacaacaacaacaacaacaacagcagcagcagcagcagcagcaacaacaacagcaacaacaacaagcaacaacaacaacaactacatcaacagcaacagcaacagcaacaacaacaacaacaacaactacaGCAGCAACAAGTCCAAGCAAATAATCGTCCAATCGCATCGAACAGTGTTCCACCAACCGTCACCCCAACAAGCTGGATCACCCAATCTACCGATAAAGAATAACACAACTAATACAACATCTAATAATGTAACGCCAGTGATGAACACAACGAAACAACATCCATCTCTGCAAAACAAAAGTAACGAACCTGTTACAAGTGAACCACCAACAACCACCACAACCACCACCACGACACCAAATAATGCTAACCTAACTAAATCTCAGTCGGTAACAAATGTAAACGCAGCGGCATCTGCCTCGTCGGTTCATCcatcaaataaatcaataatgTTTAAACCAGCTGAACCGATAGTTAACATATCCGATACTATCTCCACAAAACAACCAATATCAGTTCCCTATAGATCAAATAGACCATCATTAACTGGTGGATCTGCAATGAATGCTTCCGCTTTAACAACTCCTGTTGCCACTAAATTACCACCTTATGAAATAGATACTGAGAGAGTAATGTCTAAAAGGAAATTAAGAGAATTAGTCAAATCCATCGGTGTAGATGAAGGTGATGGTGAAACAGTAATCGATGGTGATGtggaagaattattattagacCTAGCGGATGATTTCGTTACAAATGTTACCTCTTTCGCATGTAGATTGGCTAAACATAGAAATTCTGATAGTTTAGAACCAAGagatattcaattacatttagagaaaaattggaatattaGAATTCCTGGGTATTCCGCGGATGAAATTAGAAGTATTAGAAAATGGCATCctattcaaaattataatcaaaaattacaacatattaataatgataaagcGAATAGTAgtgctgctgctgctgctgctgctgctgcaAGTACAAATGCTAATACTACTAACATACCAGCATCTAAGAAGcaaaaattaaacaagTGA
- the NDAI0J01010 gene encoding uncharacterized protein (similar to Saccharomyces cerevisiae ZRT2 (YLR130C); ancestral locus Anc_8.325), whose product MTDTCLNTNDFNGRTNIRILSIFMILLSSAIGTFFPLLSTRYSYIRLPPWCFFLAKFFGSGVIVATAFIHLLEPASDALGDPCLGGTFADYPWAFGICLMSLFFLFFTEIVSHFYVNKAFETVSHSASGNIHSHSNEDDDDHDHDKDSVDIKNKHTTTNNDLESLQSTSPGIIGLATFTRSHDNVNKQMGTIGSNHYDHALVHQDPGQMGTSLNDSAKEQYANQLLAVTILEFGIVFHSVFIGLSLAVSGEEFTTLFIVLIFHQMFEGLGLGTRLAEVPWDKSKRFTPWLMALGFSLTTPIAIAIGLGVRHSFVPTSRRALISNGCFDAISAGILIYTGLVELMAHEFLYSNQFKGENGFKKMISAYICMCFGAGLMALLGKWA is encoded by the coding sequence ATGACGGATACTTGTTTAAACACAAATGACTTCAATGGTCGCACCAACATAAGAATACTTTCCATTTTCATGATTCTTCTCTCATCAGCAATCGGTACGTTCTTCCCCTTATTGTCCACTCGTTATTCATACATCAGATTACCACCATGGTGTTTCTTTTTGGCCAAGTTTTTCGGTTCAGGTGTCATCGTAGCTACTgcattcattcatttattgGAGCCTGCATCAGATGCTCTTGGGGATCCATGTTTAGGCGGTACGTTCGCAGATTATCCATGGGCTTTTGGGATTTGTTTGATGTCTCTATTTTTCCTATTCTTTACCGAGATTGTTTCACATTTTTACGTCAATAAGGCATTTGAAACTGTTAGCCATTCTGCCTCCGGGAACATTCATTCTCATtcaaatgaagatgatgatgatcatGATCACGATAAGGATAGTGTAGAcatcaaaaacaaacaCACTACCACAAATAATGATCTTGAATCCCTACAAAGTACATCACCAGGAATTATTGGTCTTGCTACGTTTACCAGAAGTCATGATAATGTGAATAAACAAATGGGTACCATAGGAAGTAATCATTATGATCATGCTCTAGTGCATCAGGACCCTGGACAAATGGGTACTTCATTGAACGACAGTGCTAAAGAACAATATGCAAACCAACTTCTTGCAGTGACAATCTTGGAATTTGGTATTGTATTCCATAGTGTTTTCATTGGGTTATCGCTAGCCGTTTCAGGTGAAGAATTCACCACcttatttattgttttgattttccATCAAATGTTTGAAGGTTTAGGGTTAGGTACTAGACTTGCAGAAGTCCCATGGGATAAGAGTAAAAGATTCACGCCATGGTTGATGGCGTTAGGGTTTTCATTAACTACTCCAATTGCCATTGCTATTGGATTAGGTGTAAGACATTCATTTGTTCCTACTTCAAGACGTGCTTTGATTTCCAATGGTTGCTTCGATGCAATTTCTGCAGggattttgatttatacTGGGTTAGTCGAACTAATGGCTCATGAATTTTTATACAGTAATCAATTTAAAGGTGAGAATGGgttcaagaaaatgatttcaGCTTATATTTGTATGTGTTTCGGTGCTGGGCTTATGGCATTGTTAGGTAAATGGGCATGA
- the KGD2 gene encoding dihydrolipoyl transsuccinylase (similar to Saccharomyces cerevisiae KGD2 (YDR148C); ancestral locus Anc_8.329): MLSRSNTLTSTSRRIIPRILKGPNAVRTVSTTSTAIKRQYHLIKTNYTSSPLTLNNTVLSSSLTFYNHAHRFASTKVEVPPMAESLTEGSLKEFTKKVGDYIKQDDLLATIETDKIDIEVIAPVTGKITKLNFNPDDTVVVGDELATIEEGEFQESSSDAPAETKEETTKKEPSETKKEEPSLKKDEKKEPAPAPSKREPTPAPATSAKDTSASSSTTPSWTSFSRNENRVKMNRMRLRIAERLKESQNTAASLTTFNEVDMTSLLEMRKLYKDEIIKKNGIKFGFMGLFSKACCLASKDIPGVNGAIEGDQIVYRDFVDISMAVATPKGLVTPVIRNVESLSVLEIENELVKVSKKARDGKLTLEDMTGGTFTISNGGVFGSLFGTPIINMPQTAVLGLHGVKERPVSINGQIVSRPMMYMALTYDHRLLDGREAVTFLKTVKELIEDPRKMMLF; this comes from the coding sequence atgcTATCCAGATCAAACACATTAACGAGTACCTCCCGTCGGATCATTCCTAGAATCCTCAAAGGTCCCAACGCAGTTAGAACAGTCTCCACTACATCAACAGCAATAAAGAGACAATATCACctaataaaaacaaattatACTTCCTCCCCATTAACGCTCAACAACACGGTCCTTTCCTCGTCCTTAACTTTCTACAATCATGCACACCGTTTCGCATCCACGAAAGTGGAAGTTCCTCCAATGGCAGAATCATTAACTGAAGGTTCATTGAAGGAATTCACCAAAAAAGTAGGAGATTACATCAAAcaagatgatttattagCTACCATCGAAACAGATAAGATTGATATTGAAGTCATCGCTCCTGTCACGGGAAAAATCacaaaattgaattttaaCCCTGATGATACAGTCGTTGTAGGTGACGAATTGGCAACCATTGAAGAAGGTGAGTTCCAGGAATCTTCTTCTGATGCTCCTGCTGAAACTAAGgaagaaacaacaaaaaaggAACCATCTGAAACCAAAAAGGAAGAACCTTCTTTAAAGAAggatgaaaagaaagaaccTGCTCCAGCACCAAGTAAACGAGAACCTACCCCTGCTCCTGCTACCTCTGCGAAAGACACAAGTGCAAGTTCAAGTACTACACCATCTTGGACCTCATTCTCACGTAATGAAAATAGAGTGAAAATGAACAGAATGAGATTAAGAATCGCAGAAAGATTAAAGGAATCACAAAACACTGCTGCATCATTAACCACATTCAATGAAGTCGACATGACTTCACTCTTAGAAATGAggaaattatataaagatgaaatcaTTAAGAAAAATGGTATCAAATTTGGTTTCATGGGATTATTCTCTAAAGCTTGTTGTTTAGCCTCCAAAGATATCCCAGGTGTTAATGGTGCCATTGAAGGTGATCAAATTGTATATAGAGATTTTGTCGATATCTCCATGGCTGTTGCTACTCCTAAGGGGTTGGTTACACCAGTGATTCGTAATGTGGAATCTTTATCTGTCttagaaattgaaaatgaattagtTAAAGTTAGTAAAAAGGCTCGTGATGGGAAATTAACTTTGGAAGATATGACAGGTGGTACTTTTACCATCTCTAATGGTGGTGTGTTTGGTTCATTATTTGGTACTCCTATTATTAATATGCCACAAACTGCGGTCTTAGGATTGCATGGTGTTAAGGAAAGACCTGTAAGTATCAATGGACAAATCGTTTCAAGACCAATGATGTATATGGCTTTAACTTATGATCATAGATTATTGGATGGTAGAGAAGCTGTTACATTCTTGAAAACTGTAAAGgaattaattgaagatCCAAGGAAAATGATGCTATTTTAA
- the EKI1 gene encoding bifunctional choline kinase/ethanolamine kinase EKI1 (similar to Saccharomyces cerevisiae EKI1 (YDR147W) and CKI1 (YLR133W); ancestral locus Anc_8.328), whose protein sequence is MDNANTTINDTTKIPFVNETIDIATTSDLREHILHLIHRLQIPNWYGTIASTEQFQIYKLKGALTNVIYRLESPLLLSDDVTTIPSLLLRIYGDQDDSSVDREYELKSLQKLHDVGMRGPIILGIFNNGRIESFFDGFHSLEREEIRDMSISRSIAMALKELHVKIQLDGESVRGQPDCWLKINKWIHTIGRQLEQFSMGNDVVEKLLLCPKWEFFNTSIHKYREWLQKQESKYEGGSLPLLHLKFCHNDLQQGNILHNYRKRQETNKDDVILIDYEYAGPNPISFDISNHLTEWVHDYNNQEDPAKCVGEKYPTTLELQNFLSTYLNHLSSTTNDDNDADLVRLHNSIIRWRPCTQLFWSVWAILQGGALLVDKNAHTQGHSDDGDKFDYNRFCQEKMSYFWGDLIKFGIVNKNDLEKYDIRYIESEFLPETYIKS, encoded by the coding sequence ATGGATAATGCAAATACAACCATCAATGATACAACGAAAATACCATTTGTGAACGAGACAATCGATATAGCGACGACAAGCGATCTCCGAGAACATATCCTTCATTTAATCCACAGACTACAGATTCCCAATTGGTACGGTACTATAGCCTCCACTGAGcaattccaaatttataaattgaAAGGAGCATTAACGAATGTAATTTATAGATTGGAATCGCCGCTCCTCTTGTCCGATGATGTAACTACTATACCTTCTCTTCTATTAAGAATATATGGTGATCAAGATGATTCTAGCGTTGATAGAGAATATGAATTGAAGAGTTTGCAAAAATTACATGATGTAGGGATGAGAGGCCCTATTATTTTAGGAATCTTTAATAATGGGAGgattgaatcattttttgATGGGTTCCATAGTTTGGAAAGAGAAGAGATTCGTGATATGAGTATATCACGAAGTATTGCTATGGCtttaaaagaattacatGTTAAGATTCAACTGGATGGGGAAAGCGTGAGGGGGCAACCTGATTGTTGGttgaaaattaataaatggaTTCATACTATTGGAAGACAATTGGAACAATTTAGTATGGGTAATGATGTTGTGGAAAAGCTACTACTTTGTCCTAAATGGGAGTTTTTCAATACGAGTATTCATAAATATCGGGAGTGGCTACAAAAACAAGAGAGTAAATACGAGGGAGGATCACTTCCGTTATtacatttgaaattttgtCATAACGATTTACAACAGGGGAATATATTACATAACTACCGTAAAAGACAAGAAACGAATAAAGACGATGTGATCTTAATTGATTATGAATATGCTGGACCGAATCCAATTTCGTTTGATATATCAAATCATTTGACCGAGTGGGTTcatgattataataatcaaGAAGATCCAGCAAAATGTGTAGGTGAGAAATATCCTACTACGCTAGAATTACAGAATTTTCTGTCAACATATCTAAATCACCTgtcatcaacaacaaatgatgataatgatgctGACTTGGTGAGGTTAcataattcaattattagatgGAGACCATGCACTCAATTATTTTGGTCTGTTTGGGCAATCCTTCAAGGTGGTGCATTATTAGTAGATAAAAATGCACATACACAGGGCCATAGTGATGATGGGGACAAATTTGATTATAATAGATTTTGTCAAGAAAAGATGAGTTATTTCTGGGGCgatttgataaaatttgGTATAGTGAATAAAAACGATCtagaaaaatatgatattaGATACATAGAATCGGAATTCCTTCCTGAAACGTATATAAAATCGTAG
- the SWF1 gene encoding palmitoyltransferase SWF1 (similar to Saccharomyces cerevisiae SWF1 (YDR126W); ancestral locus Anc_8.286), translating to MSWSIIVIIITIFQVILLLLSPRYKNRSPFSIYYRHVFQPIVQDSHRYRWKYHLVPFFYLTLFIYLTYCYYTKVEPLIASQLYFIEVWIWIPFMIFSPVIFGILTMVTIPNTVNNRRNQEKVLYRYPYDEIMYYPNIECRTCGIVKPARSKHCEICNSCILLCDHHCLWVNNCIGEGNYLYFYSFLLCNCITMTYSFIRLFLMYCQGHAPSSRNILTLLILCGSFAVICAGFTFLQLQLVKDGMTTNEQDKWFTLQEYMRDGKLIRTKDENKWFIANPNDDATITINADTIFYSTNAYDHEGYHLSSDEYTIVEDPRQITNLYDSGDFFTNLKDFCYDP from the coding sequence ATGTCGTGGAGTATAATCGTCATTATAATAACGATATTTCAAGTAATATTACTTTTATTATCTCCTCGATATAAAAACCGTTCACCATTTTCGATTTATTATAGACATGTATTTCAACCGATAGTGCAAGACTCTCATCGATACCGTTGGAAATATCATTTAGTCCCATTTTTCTACTTGACTCTTTTCATCTATTTAACATATTGTTATTACACTAAAGTAGAACCACTAATTGCTTCTCAATTATACTTTATTGAGGTGTGGATTTGGATCCCATTTATGATTTTCAGTCCTGTTATATTCGGAATATTAACAATGGTCACCATTCCAAATACAGTAAATAACAGAAGGAATCAAGAAAAGGTCTTATATCGTTACCCATATGATGAAATAATGTATTATCCTAATATTGAATGTCGAACTTGTGGTATAGTAAAACCAGCAAGATCTAAACATTGCGAGATTTGTAATTCATGTATTTTGTTATGTGATCATCATTGTCTTTGGGTCAACAATTGTATAGGTGAGGGAAATTACCTATATTTCTATTCATTCCTATTATGCAATTGTATTACGATGACTTATTCGTTCATCAGATTGTTTCTAATGTATTGTCAAGGCCATGCTCCCTcttcaagaaatattttaacTTTACTGATATTATGTGGTAGTTTTGCTGTCATATGTGCCGGTTTTACATTtttacaattacaattgGTCAAAGACGGTATGACTACCAATGAGCAAGATAAATGGTTCACCTTACAAGAATACATGAGAGACGGGAAACTTATTCGTACAAAAGATGAAAACAAGTGGTTCATTGCAAACccaaatgatgatgctaCTATAACGATAAATGCGGACACTATATTCTACTCCACTAATGCTTATGACCATGAAGGTTATCACTTATCCTCTGATGAATATACAATTGTGGAAGACCCTCGCCAAATCACAAACCTTTACGACTCGGGGGATTTCTTCaccaatttgaaagatttcTGCTATGACCCTTAG
- the SWI5 gene encoding DNA-binding transcription factor SWI5 (similar to Saccharomyces cerevisiae SWI5 (YDR146C) and ACE2 (YLR131C); ancestral locus Anc_8.326) has product METNLNTNSSRWLEEFVGSINSNTMNFDSMEQTILNNDIINGNDENENDSEKDFDKMLDLDLNLDVFDGYMENQLRDLDIQSSPTCAPNNIQLGNNLDNNNNNNINNNTIDPMDFETSRWNNIKNYDNDPPVSPYKKLQDDSVYIMKRTINDSPTKFKLQRKFEDDNSISETLLKQQEELRYALEKQQELNMLLAQQLKKTQVKQEKLESRLEKQDTNIHPRMKMENIYQNKNAMIELYNKKNSNNKSSNNKIDQIPSPGYFTSPNSMVSPPMSTVSITGSPQRRQAKSNFGFNGNMKTDTKTPKMQLVSPALSIIENSPSYKRTNGNNNFFQSPANNLSATMDELMDDHNANNGLIGLGIQLGPKQKTYLVNENIANNNSHDDFDEADNYIKPSSVDILPTIPGSNENTPLRRRQTIQTQPSYLSQNIYESHTPIKPRQLSISNDKLFEDSAMTPQLRPPPNGRRSSYYETLNTELQQQEDNRYNETPSSERSTSPQHLHEFIQASSSSNSVSTSSSPIKITRKLTTLPRGSIDQYVKELPDKTFECLYPACEKKFFKRRYNIRSHIQTHLEDRPYVCDFFGCDKAFVRNHDLVRHKKVHCEKTFACPCGKKFNREDALIVHRSRMICSGGKKFDNVVIKRSPRKRGRPRKDGSQSVGGSPVKDSVARDTNGQIVFKMEKQIRKNKIKAHTGSEENIRGGELSSLNSNSDNSIPSFNT; this is encoded by the coding sequence ATGGAGACAAACTTAAACACTAATTCGAGTAGATGGTTAGAAGAATTCGTTGGAAGTATAAATTCCAACACAATGAACTTCGATTCCATGGAACAAACTATATTAAATAACGACATTATCAAtggtaatgatgaaaatgagaaCGATAGTGAAAAGGATTTTGACAAAATGCTAGATTTGGATTTGAATCTCGATGTATTTGATGGTTATATGGAAAACCAATTGAGAGATCTAGATATTCAATCATCACCTACCTGTGCTCCTAATAATATCCAATTGGGTAAtaatcttgataataataataataataatattaataataatactatagATCCTATGGATTTCGAAACTAGTAGATGGAATAATATCAAGAATTATGATAATGATCCACCTGTTTCACCATATAAGAAATTACAGGATGATTCTGTGTACATAATGAAAAGAACGATAAATGACTCTCCAACCAAATTTAAATTgcaaagaaaatttgaagatgataacTCCATTAGTGAGACGCTATTGAAGcaacaagaagaattgaGATACGCATTGgaaaaacaacaagaatTGAACATGCTATTAGCccaacaattgaaaaaaacaCAAGTGAAACAAGAGAAATTAGAATCCAGATTGGAAAAGCAAGATACAAATATACATCCACGtatgaaaatggaaaatatttatcaaaataaaaatgctATGATTGAACTatacaacaaaaaaaacagcaacaacaagagttccaataataaaattgatcaaattCCAAGTCCTGGATATTTTACTTCTCCAAATTCAATGGTATCTCCACCAATGTCCACTGTTTCAATAACAGGATCACCACAAAGAAGACAAgcaaaatcaaattttggTTTTAATGGTAACATGAAAACTGATACCAAGACACCTAAAATGCAATTGGTTTCACCAGCTCTTTCTATCATCGAAAATAGTCCTTCATATAAAAGAAcgaatggtaataataacttcTTTCAATCTCCAGCAAATAACCTCTCTGCAACAATGGATGAACTTATGGATGATCACAATGCTAACAATGGTCTTATTGGCCTCGGTATTCAGTTGGGTCCAAAACAAAAGACTTATTTAGTTAACGAGAATATTGCAAACAACAATAGTCAcgatgattttgatgaagCCGATAACTACATAAAACCATCATCTGTTGATATTTTACCTACAATACCGGGATCAAATGAAAACACACCACtaagaagaagacaaaCAATTCAGACACAACCATCATATCTTTCacaaaatatttatgaAAGCCACACACCAATAAAACCAAGACAATTATCTATTTCGAATGATAAACTATTTGAAGACTCAGCAATGACACCTCAACTAAGACCTCCTCCAAATGGAAGAAGGAGTAGTTATTATGAAACATTGAACACAGAActtcaacaacaagaagataATCGTTATAATGAAACTCCATCATCTGAAAGATCAACGTCTCCACAACATCTCCATGAATTCATCCAAgcgtcatcttcatcaaacTCTGTAAGTACAAGTTCAAGTCCAATTAAGATAACGAGGAAATTAACCACATTGCCGAGAGGATCCATTGACCAATATGTAAAAGAATTACCAGATAAGACGTTTGAATGTTTGTATCCTGCTTgtgaaaagaaatttttcaaaagacGTTATAATATTAGATCACATATTCAAACACATTTAGAAGATAGACCATATGTTTGTGATTTTTTTGGTTGTGATAAAGCATTTGTGAGGAATCATGATCTTGTTAGACATAAGAAAGTTCATTGCGAGAAAACTTTTGCTTGTCCATGTGGGAAGAAATTTAATAGAGAAGATGCTTTGATTGTTCATAGGAGCAGAATGATCTGTTCCGGTGggaaaaaatttgataatgtGGTGATTAAGAGATCTCCAAGGAAAAGAGGTAGACCAAGGAAGGATGGGAGTCAAAGTGTTGGTGGAAGTCCCGTTAAGGATAGCGTTGCAAGAGATACTAATGGACAAattgttttcaaaatggaaaaacaaataaggaaaaataaaataaaggCACATACGGGAagtgaagaaaatattagagGGGGTGAATTAAGTTCCTTGAATTCCAATAGTGATAATTCTATCCCCTCCTTTAATACTTAG